The Buttiauxella selenatireducens genome has a window encoding:
- a CDS encoding aldo/keto reductase: protein MQTVKLNNGIEMPLLGFGVFQMTDAAECERAVIDAIETGYRLIDTAASYQNETQVGNALKRSGISRNELFVTTKLWLQDTNYDGAKAQFERSLNRLQLDYVDLYLIHQPYGDVHGAWRAMEELQRAGKIRAIGVSNFHPDRLADLIAFNNVTPAVNQIEVNPFNQQLHAVPWMQSRGIQPEAWAPFAEGKNGLFQHPVLTAMGEKYGKSVGQVVLRWIFQRGIVSLAKSVRKERMAENINILDFELSTEDMLRISALDTATSAFFSHRDPAMVEWLTGRKLDV from the coding sequence ATGCAAACAGTAAAACTGAACAACGGTATTGAAATGCCCCTTCTGGGCTTTGGTGTGTTTCAGATGACGGATGCTGCCGAATGCGAGCGTGCTGTAATTGATGCCATCGAAACGGGTTATCGCCTGATTGATACCGCAGCGTCCTACCAGAATGAAACTCAGGTCGGGAACGCACTGAAACGCAGCGGCATCTCACGTAACGAACTCTTTGTAACGACTAAATTGTGGCTGCAGGATACAAATTACGACGGCGCTAAAGCGCAGTTCGAACGTTCCCTGAACCGGCTGCAACTGGACTATGTTGACCTGTACCTGATTCACCAGCCGTATGGCGATGTCCATGGTGCCTGGCGTGCAATGGAAGAACTTCAGCGCGCAGGAAAAATCCGCGCCATTGGCGTAAGCAACTTCCACCCTGACCGACTTGCCGATCTTATCGCTTTCAACAACGTTACCCCTGCCGTAAACCAGATTGAAGTAAACCCCTTCAACCAGCAGCTACACGCCGTTCCGTGGATGCAAAGCCGTGGCATTCAGCCTGAAGCCTGGGCGCCTTTTGCTGAAGGCAAAAATGGTCTGTTCCAGCACCCCGTATTAACAGCGATGGGTGAGAAATACGGCAAAAGCGTGGGTCAGGTTGTCCTGCGTTGGATCTTTCAACGCGGCATCGTTTCGCTGGCAAAATCAGTTCGCAAAGAGCGAATGGCTGAGAATATCAACATCCTTGATTTTGAACTCAGTACTGAAGATATGCTGCGAATTTCCGCCCTTGATACTGCAACCAGTGCATTCTTCTCCCATCGTGACCCGGCGATGGTGGAATGGCTGACTGGCCGCAAACTCGACGTTTAA
- a CDS encoding alkene reductase — protein MDKLFTPFKAGDTTLRNRVVMAPMTRSRATVGDTADELTAKYYQQRASAGLIITEGAQISVQGQGYLFTPGIYNEKQVKGWELTTKAVHDAGGKIYIQLWHVGRISHHSLQIDGQSPVSSVAVKANNSTCYARNDAGQPGPVPVSEPRALSVAEIKDIVHDYVRAAKNAMRAGFDGVEIHAANGYLLEQFINGGLNTRQDEYGGADPENRLRFVLEVTDAVSQAIGAGKTGIRLAPFGRLFDMHAFDGEEETWLLLANKLNQRSLSYVHLSDQQTLGEQAIPAGFIEKFRAAYDGSLIIAGGFDKQRAEEYLQQGKADLIGFGRPYIANPDLAERLANDWPLNEVNWATMYGGDEKGYTDYPFWSDTQQNLA, from the coding sequence ATGGACAAGCTGTTTACCCCCTTCAAAGCCGGGGACACCACACTGCGAAACCGTGTCGTGATGGCACCAATGACACGATCACGAGCAACGGTAGGTGATACCGCTGACGAACTGACGGCAAAATACTACCAACAGCGTGCATCGGCAGGATTGATTATCACGGAAGGGGCTCAGATATCCGTGCAGGGGCAGGGTTATCTCTTTACTCCCGGAATTTATAACGAGAAGCAGGTTAAAGGTTGGGAGCTGACGACGAAAGCAGTACACGACGCTGGCGGGAAAATTTACATCCAGCTCTGGCATGTTGGCCGTATTTCTCATCACAGTCTGCAAATTGACGGACAGTCTCCGGTCAGTTCAGTTGCGGTGAAAGCTAATAATTCAACCTGCTATGCCCGCAATGACGCAGGGCAGCCAGGCCCTGTGCCGGTCTCTGAACCACGCGCATTGTCAGTCGCTGAGATTAAGGACATCGTTCACGATTACGTCCGGGCTGCGAAAAATGCAATGCGGGCAGGTTTTGATGGCGTTGAAATACACGCCGCTAATGGATACCTCCTTGAGCAGTTTATCAATGGAGGGTTAAATACCCGCCAGGACGAATACGGTGGTGCAGATCCTGAAAATCGTCTTCGCTTTGTGCTTGAAGTGACTGATGCCGTCTCACAGGCGATTGGTGCAGGTAAAACGGGTATTCGTCTGGCACCGTTTGGCCGCTTGTTTGATATGCATGCCTTTGATGGTGAAGAAGAAACCTGGCTACTACTGGCAAATAAACTCAATCAACGCTCTCTCTCCTATGTTCATCTGAGTGACCAGCAAACACTTGGCGAACAGGCAATTCCGGCCGGGTTTATTGAGAAATTTCGCGCCGCATATGACGGCTCGTTGATTATTGCCGGTGGGTTTGACAAGCAACGCGCCGAGGAATATCTACAGCAAGGAAAAGCCGACCTGATCGGCTTTGGTCGCCCTTATATTGCGAACCCGGACCTTGCAGAACGTCTGGCAAATGACTGGCCACTGAATGAGGTCAACTGGGCGACTATGTATGGCGGGGATGAAAAAGGGTATACAGACTATCCGTTCTGGTCCGATACCCAACAAAACCTGGCTTAA
- a CDS encoding MipA/OmpV family protein yields MTVNRNAVAAMIAFLLFSTSVCADMDLGSLDILARDNPQSPVPKGFVVGAAGLGGQARYQGQDNSTYLIPGGLYFGDQLMYLGDRARYYFHLDDNVALYGYGRYRFGNLDPSDADSLHGMHKRKGELEAGVGGTIITPYALLSARFATDITGRSNGQELLLWADFPIIKGNLLVMPGMGMMIRSDKMANYYFGGVSSAEATPQRQAWDTGTTFSPMAAVVTSYRFSPHWMGLFAANYELYDKSIADSPIVQHNGELYVIAGVGYTW; encoded by the coding sequence ATGACAGTAAACCGCAATGCTGTGGCTGCGATGATCGCATTTTTGTTGTTCAGTACTTCTGTTTGCGCCGACATGGATCTCGGCTCTTTAGATATTCTGGCGAGAGATAATCCGCAAAGCCCAGTGCCGAAAGGCTTTGTCGTCGGTGCTGCGGGACTGGGCGGGCAGGCTCGCTATCAGGGGCAGGATAACAGTACCTACCTGATTCCTGGCGGCCTCTATTTTGGCGACCAACTGATGTATCTGGGCGACCGCGCTCGCTACTATTTTCATCTGGATGATAACGTGGCGCTGTATGGTTACGGACGCTATCGCTTCGGGAATCTCGACCCGAGTGACGCTGATTCTCTGCATGGAATGCATAAGAGAAAAGGGGAGTTGGAAGCCGGCGTCGGTGGCACGATCATTACGCCTTATGCATTGTTGAGCGCCCGTTTTGCCACGGATATCACCGGGCGCAGCAACGGACAAGAGCTGCTGTTGTGGGCTGATTTTCCGATTATCAAAGGCAATCTGCTAGTGATGCCGGGCATGGGGATGATGATCCGCAGCGATAAAATGGCGAATTACTACTTCGGTGGCGTCTCGTCAGCGGAAGCGACTCCACAGCGTCAGGCCTGGGACACCGGGACCACGTTTTCACCGATGGCGGCGGTGGTCACCAGTTATCGTTTCAGCCCACACTGGATGGGCCTGTTTGCCGCCAACTATGAACTGTACGACAAAAGTATTGCTGACAGTCCTATCGTTCAGCATAACGGCGAGTTATATGTCATTGCCGGTGTCGGCTATACCTGGTAG
- a CDS encoding lipid-binding SYLF domain-containing protein, with amino-acid sequence MQFKKILLIAILAIAGCSAKGDTASQQRNSIQHMRIDTLSKLYKAHPEARKQILKSKGYAVFSANSSKILTFGFGSGYGVVKNHKTGKDTYMKMAQAGAGVGLGVKQLRTILIFNDSKALNDFIKNGYIVGADANAAAKYDNQGLPAVNASAGAVAPSSVELPKPLYTYELTEKGLAAQAMINGYKYWPDDALNGK; translated from the coding sequence ATGCAGTTTAAAAAAATACTTCTTATTGCCATTCTGGCAATTGCCGGTTGTAGCGCTAAAGGCGATACCGCGAGTCAGCAACGTAACTCTATCCAACATATGCGTATTGATACGTTATCAAAGTTGTATAAAGCTCATCCTGAAGCGCGTAAACAAATCCTGAAATCTAAAGGCTACGCGGTATTCTCCGCCAACAGCAGCAAAATTCTGACATTTGGATTTGGCAGTGGCTATGGCGTTGTGAAGAATCACAAAACAGGCAAAGACACCTATATGAAAATGGCTCAGGCTGGAGCCGGTGTGGGTCTGGGCGTTAAGCAACTACGCACGATTCTGATTTTCAATGACAGCAAAGCGCTGAACGATTTTATCAAGAATGGCTATATTGTCGGCGCGGATGCGAATGCCGCAGCTAAATATGACAATCAAGGTTTGCCAGCAGTCAATGCTTCGGCCGGCGCTGTAGCGCCTAGCTCAGTGGAGCTGCCTAAGCCGCTTTACACCTACGAGCTTACCGAAAAAGGCCTTGCTGCACAGGCCATGATTAATGGCTATAAATACTGGCCGGATGATGCGCTAAACGGTAAATAA
- a CDS encoding methyl-accepting chemotaxis protein translates to MFKDYSVRTVIVVFTAISIALMNLMAFLLLANTNVLLMLNAVGAALLLILWAYMTRYLVKPINEVKRNIDEINTGNLSISIAEFGNNCAGKLIPGINSLAKEISSLVIDIRKSSNSASELSGTLANQSADLSVKTEQQSAMLMQTAASMEEISAGTKSNAENTRQLNTITSEAHKSAGHGSDLMQKLTENMVSITDCSKKMTEIISIIDGIAFQTNILALNAAVEAARAGEHGKGFAVVAGEVRVLAKKSSESAKNIKSLIEQTNINVMQGAKLVSEAEKNMHDIVSGSDDLNLLMEHIFLSTNEQEKGIQQITIALSELEKVTHSNAAVVVELAHSSDVLKDQVVELQKRTNNLRLGDEERVVTSVVSRAVRAKPLKQAEEGQWQTF, encoded by the coding sequence ATGTTTAAAGATTACAGCGTAAGAACCGTGATTGTTGTTTTTACAGCAATATCAATTGCGTTAATGAATTTAATGGCTTTCTTGTTATTAGCAAATACTAACGTTTTACTTATGCTGAATGCGGTTGGAGCGGCTTTGCTTCTCATCTTGTGGGCTTACATGACTCGCTATCTTGTTAAACCGATAAATGAAGTTAAAAGAAATATCGATGAAATAAACACCGGAAATTTGTCCATATCGATAGCCGAGTTCGGGAATAACTGCGCAGGAAAGTTAATTCCAGGTATAAACAGCCTGGCGAAAGAAATATCCAGTTTGGTGATAGATATAAGAAAGTCTTCAAATTCAGCCAGCGAACTGTCCGGCACACTGGCGAATCAGAGCGCGGATCTCTCGGTAAAAACGGAACAACAATCGGCCATGTTGATGCAAACCGCAGCGAGCATGGAAGAGATCTCCGCTGGAACGAAGAGCAACGCAGAAAACACCCGTCAGCTAAACACCATCACCAGTGAAGCGCATAAGTCAGCAGGGCATGGCAGTGATTTAATGCAAAAACTCACTGAGAATATGGTGTCGATAACTGACTGCTCAAAAAAGATGACCGAGATTATTAGCATAATCGACGGGATCGCCTTCCAGACAAATATCCTGGCTTTAAATGCCGCAGTCGAAGCGGCCAGAGCGGGCGAGCACGGTAAAGGGTTTGCCGTGGTTGCGGGTGAGGTCAGAGTGTTAGCGAAAAAAAGCTCAGAGTCCGCTAAAAATATTAAGTCTTTAATTGAACAAACGAATATTAATGTGATGCAAGGCGCGAAGTTGGTTTCTGAAGCAGAAAAAAATATGCACGATATTGTTTCGGGTTCAGACGATCTAAATCTGTTGATGGAACATATTTTCTTGTCGACGAATGAACAGGAGAAGGGGATCCAGCAAATTACCATCGCGCTGTCAGAGCTGGAAAAAGTCACCCACAGCAACGCAGCTGTGGTTGTCGAACTGGCTCACTCTTCTGATGTGCTTAAAGACCAGGTGGTTGAGTTGCAAAAAAGAACCAACAACTTACGTCTGGGTGATGAAGAGCGTGTGGTCACTTCTGTCGTATCACGAGCCGTTCGCGCTAAGCCGTTAAAGCAGGCAGAAGAAGGGCAATGGCAAACGTTTTAA
- a CDS encoding ABC-F family ATP-binding cassette domain-containing protein: MTNTFIALECVDFTLPDGTPLFSQLNETFDTRRTGLVGRNGVGKSVLSQILAGQIQPSSGRCTRSGSTWYLAQQIDYPAEATVAHLAGVQPTIDALDRIEMGSVSEDDFDIVGHHWDIRQQLQLELEKSGLGHLDASTPVSQLSGGEAMRVSLVGAWLSEADFLILDEPSNHIDSTWRQTLINQLQRWSGGLLVVSHDRELLGSMQRIVELSSLGLSHYGGNYSFYAQQKAQETQNALQLLEQRKRERLREQKALREQKERLEKRQSRGNRQGREANQANILLGGQKQRSEASAGKLNQQHLAAQALLDKRVQEAANQVDENATIVVHALAVNSPSKRRVAELQNVQLPFVANFPSPLNLTITAQQRIGIVGNNGCGKSTLVKVLAGQIQPLSGESRVSHGHAWLDQHLTNLDPERTVLEQMLDANRSAGEADLRMRLAQLGLDADKIQTASGLLSGGERLKAALACVLYADPTPQLLLLDEPSNHLDLPSIQALEAMLCRYQGALVVVSHDAVFLQNLNLTDRLTLTEDGWHLRAWGLS, from the coding sequence ATGACGAATACTTTTATCGCGCTTGAATGCGTTGATTTCACATTACCTGACGGCACACCGCTGTTTTCGCAGCTCAATGAAACTTTTGACACTCGTCGTACTGGCCTCGTTGGGCGAAACGGCGTAGGCAAGAGCGTTCTGTCGCAGATTTTAGCCGGGCAAATTCAGCCTTCGTCCGGGCGTTGCACCCGTTCGGGTTCCACATGGTATCTGGCGCAACAGATTGACTATCCCGCAGAGGCCACTGTTGCACATCTTGCCGGTGTGCAGCCCACGATTGACGCGCTCGATCGCATCGAAATGGGCAGCGTGTCTGAGGACGATTTTGATATCGTTGGCCATCACTGGGATATCCGCCAGCAGCTACAGCTTGAGCTGGAAAAATCCGGGCTCGGGCATCTTGACGCATCGACCCCGGTTAGCCAGTTAAGCGGAGGCGAAGCGATGCGTGTCTCATTGGTCGGCGCCTGGTTATCTGAGGCTGATTTTCTAATTCTTGATGAGCCAAGCAATCATATCGACAGTACATGGCGGCAAACTTTGATTAACCAGTTACAGCGCTGGTCCGGCGGATTGTTGGTGGTAAGCCATGATCGGGAGTTGCTGGGATCCATGCAGCGAATTGTTGAACTGTCATCATTAGGCTTGAGTCATTATGGCGGTAACTATTCTTTCTACGCACAGCAAAAGGCGCAAGAGACGCAAAATGCCCTGCAACTGCTTGAGCAACGCAAACGCGAGCGCCTGCGCGAACAAAAAGCCCTGCGCGAGCAGAAGGAGCGCCTTGAGAAGCGGCAATCGCGAGGGAATCGGCAAGGACGCGAGGCCAATCAAGCCAACATTTTACTCGGTGGGCAAAAGCAACGCAGTGAAGCGTCTGCGGGGAAACTGAATCAGCAACATCTTGCCGCACAGGCGTTACTCGATAAACGGGTGCAGGAAGCAGCGAACCAAGTGGATGAAAATGCGACGATCGTGGTGCACGCTTTGGCGGTAAATTCGCCTTCTAAGCGCCGGGTTGCCGAGCTCCAGAATGTACAACTGCCCTTCGTAGCCAACTTCCCTTCCCCTTTGAATTTGACGATTACCGCCCAGCAGCGCATTGGCATTGTCGGGAATAATGGATGTGGTAAGTCGACATTAGTCAAAGTGCTGGCAGGTCAGATTCAGCCATTGTCCGGGGAGTCACGTGTCTCACACGGTCACGCCTGGCTTGATCAACATCTCACAAACCTCGATCCTGAGCGTACCGTTCTGGAACAGATGCTGGACGCCAACCGCTCGGCGGGTGAAGCTGATTTACGCATGCGGTTGGCACAACTGGGCCTTGATGCTGACAAAATCCAGACCGCCAGTGGGTTGCTGAGCGGAGGCGAGCGCCTGAAAGCCGCGCTGGCCTGTGTGCTGTATGCCGATCCTACCCCACAACTCTTATTGCTGGATGAACCCAGTAACCACCTGGATTTACCTTCAATTCAGGCGCTGGAAGCCATGCTTTGTCGTTACCAGGGCGCGCTAGTGGTTGTTTCGCATGATGCGGTATTTCTACAAAACCTGAATTTAACCGACAGGTTAACCCTAACTGAAGATGGCTGGCATCTTCGTGCCTGGGGGCTTTCATGA
- a CDS encoding LysR family transcriptional regulator gives MLKQNFNELQIFLVVARERSFTKAAAKLGVSQSALSHAIKALEERLNLRLLTRTTRSVAPTEAGERIIACLEPRIADLEQELESLVQLNGTTSGNIRLSAGEHAARSLVWPKLKPFLREYPEINVELVVDNGFVDIVEGRFDAGIRLGESVDKDMIAVRIGPDMRMAVVGSPAYFAANPAPETPHELQNHRCINMRLPTAGGLYHWEFEREGKPLRVRVEGQLTLNLLEQRIDAVLSGFGIACVPEDRVQDYVESGELIQVLQDWCPSFPGYYLYYPSRKQHPPAFALMIDALRYSE, from the coding sequence ATGCTCAAACAAAACTTCAATGAACTACAAATTTTTCTTGTGGTTGCACGAGAGCGTAGTTTTACCAAAGCAGCCGCTAAGCTTGGCGTTTCGCAATCAGCACTTAGCCATGCGATCAAGGCGCTCGAAGAACGCTTAAACCTCCGTCTTTTGACCCGGACAACCCGAAGCGTTGCGCCAACGGAAGCGGGCGAAAGAATTATTGCCTGTCTCGAGCCCCGAATTGCCGATCTTGAGCAGGAGCTGGAGTCGCTTGTTCAACTGAATGGGACAACTTCAGGCAATATACGTTTATCTGCTGGGGAGCATGCCGCACGTAGTCTGGTGTGGCCGAAGCTAAAACCCTTTCTCAGGGAATACCCGGAAATCAATGTCGAACTGGTGGTTGATAATGGTTTTGTCGATATTGTCGAAGGGCGTTTTGATGCCGGGATTCGCCTTGGTGAAAGTGTTGATAAGGACATGATCGCCGTGAGGATCGGCCCAGATATGCGGATGGCCGTGGTCGGTTCACCAGCCTATTTCGCCGCCAACCCAGCTCCTGAAACGCCGCACGAGCTACAAAATCATCGGTGCATCAATATGCGCTTGCCAACTGCCGGTGGCCTGTATCATTGGGAATTCGAGAGGGAAGGGAAGCCATTGCGTGTCAGAGTTGAGGGGCAACTGACGTTAAATCTCCTGGAGCAAAGGATAGATGCTGTTTTATCCGGGTTTGGCATTGCCTGCGTACCTGAAGATAGGGTTCAGGATTATGTAGAATCAGGAGAACTTATTCAGGTTCTACAAGACTGGTGCCCGTCTTTCCCCGGATACTACCTTTACTACCCCAGCCGCAAACAGCATCCGCCTGCTTTTGCTCTGATGATAGATGCCTTGCGATACTCGGAATAA
- a CDS encoding LysR substrate-binding domain-containing protein: protein MELRHLRYFLAVAEEGHFGRAAERLNIVQPALSMQIKALETELGGPLFIRTSRRVELTEAGLLLQVEAKRTLDSVEHARLVVERSMRGETGRVRVGFAGNAVFSGILMKDMRSFHHAYPDAELLCQEMAPHLQSEAILSGTLDVGYMPDYQPEHHSALIYESVGEWERVVVMCSDHPLVAENKLTIDMLAHEPLILYSVDDVESHLVAGLHNLLGDKLHIAYRISSTLSVLAMAGAGLGIALVPAPLVQVAIPGVVYRVLDAPELSANLMMVSRINESSGAVLAYLGQTRNL, encoded by the coding sequence ATGGAATTACGCCACCTGCGATACTTTTTAGCGGTCGCTGAAGAAGGGCACTTTGGTCGGGCTGCCGAGCGCCTGAATATTGTTCAACCCGCATTGAGTATGCAGATAAAAGCGCTGGAAACGGAGCTTGGTGGCCCTTTGTTTATCCGCACCAGTCGCCGAGTCGAACTTACTGAGGCTGGATTACTTTTGCAGGTTGAGGCAAAACGTACGCTGGATAGCGTTGAGCACGCGCGTCTGGTTGTAGAGCGTTCAATGCGTGGAGAAACAGGACGGGTGCGGGTGGGGTTTGCGGGAAATGCGGTGTTCAGCGGAATATTGATGAAAGATATGCGTTCATTTCATCATGCCTATCCTGATGCCGAATTGCTCTGTCAGGAAATGGCTCCGCATCTGCAAAGTGAGGCTATCCTGAGCGGAACGCTGGATGTGGGTTATATGCCTGATTACCAGCCAGAGCATCATTCTGCGCTTATCTATGAATCAGTGGGGGAATGGGAAAGAGTCGTGGTGATGTGTAGCGATCATCCGCTCGTGGCTGAAAATAAGCTAACAATTGATATGCTGGCGCATGAACCATTGATTCTCTACTCAGTCGATGATGTCGAGTCGCACTTAGTCGCCGGGCTGCATAACTTGCTGGGTGATAAATTACATATTGCTTATCGAATTTCCAGCACGCTGAGTGTTCTCGCAATGGCCGGTGCAGGGCTGGGAATCGCACTGGTTCCTGCGCCGTTAGTTCAGGTGGCTATTCCTGGCGTTGTCTATCGGGTTTTAGATGCACCAGAGTTGTCAGCGAATTTAATGATGGTCAGCCGTATAAATGAGAGCAGTGGTGCAGTACTGGCTTATCTTGGTCAGACTCGTAATCTTTAG
- a CDS encoding phosphoethanolamine transferase — MFIILKDNLAWVIPALILSILIPLNTGYEKPLNMVLTFISLCIARKNKIAFYLTIISFFIICLYIPIGHDFGQISFGYIASAFQTNKGEMTEFIKSVSSNALLIFSISIFFLILYVIKGKGFSQKSSLIYLLLFCIVNVKSIPARMLVSTIGYSNQYTTELKSLESQKNIPDDFTTSDIKKKYQNIVVVIGESAGRDYMSLYGYQHDTTPWLKNAPGYFFANYISAAPDTYLSLPRTMAMTNGDHTDIKNNIVALANKAGFNTFWISNQGYIGEYDTLSTVIAEYAQHKTFLKKGDFDSNNADDMQLLDGLQQIVDNEHNQKVIFIHMIGSHPDSCERLNGFPVNFNVKNNKEINCYLASIQKLDSFIERAVSILKNKGESYSLVYFSDHGLTVRQTSRHLILGQDVQYILFGKDSRSVLHGRESKQNYNVPFFIIASDILTHKTYYNYLSANNFMAIFEWLAGFNSNKIKPLSPIEHSDENVSIYDGEASIPYNSLKDNEIIK, encoded by the coding sequence ATGTTTATTATATTAAAGGATAACTTAGCATGGGTTATTCCAGCGTTAATTTTATCGATACTTATTCCACTGAATACCGGGTATGAAAAACCCTTAAACATGGTGTTGACATTTATATCGCTATGTATTGCAAGAAAAAACAAAATTGCTTTCTATCTGACGATAATTTCTTTTTTTATTATTTGCTTATACATCCCTATAGGACATGATTTTGGGCAGATTAGCTTTGGTTATATTGCCTCTGCGTTTCAAACGAATAAAGGTGAAATGACTGAATTCATAAAAAGCGTGAGCTCTAATGCTTTGCTGATATTTTCTATAAGCATCTTCTTTTTGATTTTATATGTTATTAAAGGTAAAGGGTTTAGTCAAAAATCAAGTCTTATTTATCTTCTTTTATTTTGCATTGTCAATGTAAAATCAATTCCAGCCAGAATGCTGGTTTCGACTATTGGTTACTCAAACCAGTATACGACGGAATTAAAGTCTCTTGAATCGCAGAAAAACATCCCTGATGACTTTACGACTTCCGACATTAAGAAAAAATATCAGAATATTGTCGTTGTTATAGGTGAAAGCGCTGGTAGAGATTACATGTCATTGTATGGTTATCAGCATGACACTACTCCATGGCTAAAAAATGCACCCGGTTATTTCTTCGCAAATTATATCTCTGCGGCCCCTGATACCTATCTTTCTCTGCCGAGAACAATGGCCATGACTAATGGTGATCACACTGATATTAAAAACAATATCGTCGCTCTGGCTAATAAAGCAGGTTTCAATACTTTCTGGATTTCCAATCAGGGTTATATTGGTGAATATGATACGCTATCAACCGTTATTGCAGAGTATGCACAGCATAAAACCTTCTTAAAAAAAGGGGATTTTGATTCAAACAATGCCGATGATATGCAACTGTTGGATGGTCTACAACAAATTGTAGATAATGAGCACAATCAAAAAGTTATCTTTATTCATATGATAGGTTCTCATCCTGATTCGTGTGAACGACTGAATGGTTTCCCGGTCAACTTCAATGTAAAAAACAATAAAGAAATAAACTGTTATCTGGCAAGCATTCAAAAACTTGATAGTTTTATCGAACGCGCAGTGTCAATCCTGAAGAATAAAGGAGAGAGTTATTCTCTTGTGTATTTTTCAGACCATGGATTGACTGTCAGGCAAACGTCTCGTCATTTAATCTTAGGTCAGGATGTTCAGTATATCTTGTTTGGTAAGGATTCTCGCTCAGTTCTGCATGGTAGAGAATCAAAACAAAACTATAATGTCCCCTTCTTTATCATTGCCAGCGATATACTCACGCACAAGACATATTATAACTACCTGAGCGCAAATAATTTCATGGCAATCTTTGAGTGGTTGGCAGGTTTTAATTCAAATAAAATTAAGCCGTTATCACCCATAGAACATTCAGATGAAAACGTGTCAATTTATGATGGCGAGGCGAGCATCCCTTATAACAGCCTGAAGGATAACGAAATCATTAAGTAA
- a CDS encoding YnfU family zinc-binding protein: protein MSLLDYAMKRFGNAANSSVTCPICGSKSSHPANKVRLGQTLLCPKCKSLFVIPR from the coding sequence ATGTCCCTCTTAGATTACGCAATGAAGCGCTTCGGTAATGCGGCAAATAGCTCGGTGACATGTCCTATCTGCGGAAGCAAATCCTCACATCCCGCAAACAAAGTCCGACTGGGGCAAACGCTGCTCTGCCCAAAATGTAAATCGCTGTTCGTTATACCGCGCTAA
- a CDS encoding nuclear transport factor 2 family protein — MQNQLQDRQALNDLINGWMHRDLGEWEQLRELFHPDGTIEITWFEGLGSDFVEGSMRMGQSDVRTKHLIATPTITFNATGTKAILETNAMIIAENVKLNLGCECHNRFYDRVEKRDGVWKLSHRQSIYDMGTFTFPMGLVEIDQSVVAKYPREYATLAYILEKSGFPVQRVFATRGSVLEQDMKRDAKTWLSR; from the coding sequence ATGCAAAACCAACTTCAGGATCGCCAGGCACTTAACGACCTTATAAATGGCTGGATGCACCGCGATCTCGGTGAATGGGAACAACTCCGCGAGTTATTCCATCCCGATGGCACAATTGAAATTACCTGGTTTGAAGGGCTGGGCAGTGATTTCGTTGAAGGTTCAATGCGTATGGGGCAATCAGATGTACGAACCAAACACCTTATTGCGACGCCGACCATCACATTTAACGCCACCGGTACTAAAGCGATTCTTGAAACCAATGCGATGATCATTGCTGAAAATGTAAAACTGAATCTGGGCTGTGAATGCCATAACCGGTTTTACGATAGGGTAGAAAAACGCGATGGGGTGTGGAAGCTGTCTCACCGCCAGAGTATTTACGATATGGGGACATTTACCTTCCCGATGGGCCTGGTGGAAATAGATCAGAGCGTCGTGGCGAAGTATCCACGCGAATACGCAACGCTTGCCTACATACTGGAAAAGAGCGGATTCCCTGTTCAACGTGTGTTTGCCACACGAGGCAGTGTGCTGGAACAAGACATGAAACGTGATGCTAAAACATGGTTATCCCGTTAA